A region of the Agromyces sp. CF514 genome:
CTCACGGCTTCGGCGGCGCAGCTGCCCGACACCGAGATCGCCAAGGCCCAGGCCGTCGCGCTCGAGAACTCGAAGGTCACCCCGACCACCCCGAAGTGGGCTGAGGTCGAGGCTGCGCAGATCATCCAGGAGGCGCTCGTGAAGATCGCCCAGGGTGGCGACGTCGCGTCCATCGCGGCCGACCTCGACGCGCAGATCGAGGAGATCCTCAACAGCTGACCCTGTTGAGCCCGACGCGGGGGGCGGAGACCCACACAGCTCCGCCCCCCGTTCCCCTGCCGGGAACGCTCCCGCGCCAGTACCATCAGTCCCACCCGCGATCCCCTCGCGACCACCCCGAGGAGCAGCCGATGAGCGCAACCCTCACGGAACACGACGCAGCGCCGCGCACGCCCGGTACCCGTCCTCCGCAGCCCGGCCACTCGGCCGGCCGCGATCCGAAGAAGAAGAAGTTCCCGTTCGCGCCCTGGATGCTGCTCGCCCCCAGCATCGTGCTGCTCGTGGTCATGGTCGTCTATCCGACCATCGTGATGTTCATCACGTCGTTCACCGATCTCGAGATCAAGAACAAGATGCTCGGCACGCCGGCGAACTTCGTCGGCTTCGACAACTACATCGAGGTCTTCACGAAGTCCGACTTCCCGGCCGTCCTGGCCCGGAGCCTCGCCCTCATGGTCATCCTGACCGTGCTCATCGTCGTCGGCGGCATGCTGATCGCCCTGCTCATGCTGCGGCTCACGAAGGGCATGCGCCTGCTCGTCTCGATCGGCCTGCTGCTCGCCTGGGCGATGCCGCCGCTCTCGGCGACCGTCGTCTTCGGCTGGATCTTCGACACCGACTACGGTCTCGTCAACTGGTTCCTGAACACGATCACCCAGTCCAACGACTTCCGCGGCCACTCCTGGCTGATCGACCCGCTGTCGTTCATGTTCGTGCTCATCATCATCGTCGTCTGGCAGGGCATCCCGTTCGCGGTGTTCACCTTCTACGCCGGGCTGGGCCAGGTGCCCGACGAGGTGCTCGAGGCCTCGCAGCTCGACGGCGCCAACGCCGTGCAGCGGTTCCGTCTCATCGTGCTTCCGTACCTCCGCAACGTGATCACCGCGGTGATCGTGCTCGAGACCATCTGGAACCTCCGCATCTTCACCCAGGTCTACGCGCTGCAGCAGCAGGGCGGCATCGCCTCCGAGACGAACGTGCTCGGCACGTACCTGTTCCGCCAAGGGCTCGGCGAGTTCGGCGTGACCGCCGCGATCGGCGTGTTCATGGTCATCCTGCTCATGGGCATCTCCTACTACAACGTCCGCTCCAGCCTGAAGGAGGAGGAAGCGTGACCACGCAGATCTCTCCCGCCGTCCAGCTCGCCGAGACCCCGGCGTCGGTGACGCCCCACACCCAGAAGACCCGGCGTACCCACCGGTTCGGCGCGCCGAAGATCGTGATCAACACGGTCGCGATCCTCGTGTTCCTGTGCTCGGTGTTCCCGGTCTACTGGATGGTGAACATGTCGTTCACCCCGTCGAACCAGATCATCAGCCGCAACCCGAGCTTCTTCCCGTTCGAGTTCACGATGAAGAACTACGTGACGGCCTGGACCCGTGAGGCCGCACCAGGCCAGACCGACTTCCCGCACGCGCTCGGCTCGAGCATCATCGTCGCGATCGCCGTCGTCATCGTCTGCGCCCTGATCGCGTTCATCGCCTCGATCGCGATCGCCCGGTTCGCCTTCCGCGGCCGCTACGTCTTCATCGTCAGCGTGCTCGTCGTGCAGATGGTGCCCGGCGAAGCCATGATGTTCACGATCTACAACATGATCGACGACTGGCGCCTGATGAACACCCTCATCGGCCTGTTCATCGTGCACCTCGCCTCGGTCGTGCCCTTCACGATCTGGACCCTGCGCGGCTTCGTCGCCGGCGTTCCGGCCGACCTCGAGGAGGCGGCCCAGATCGACGGGTGCACCAAGGCCCAGGCCTTCTGGAAGGTCACCTTCCCGCTGCTCGCCCCCGGCCTGGTCTCGACCGGCATCTTCGCCTTCATCCAGAGCTGGAACGAGTTCACGATGGCGCTGCTGCTCATGAAGGGCTACAACCTCACGCTCCCGCCGTGGCTGAACTCCTTCCAGTCGGCCACCGAGGCGACGAACTGGGGTGCGGTCATGGCCGGATCCACGCTCATCGCGCTGCCCGTCGTGATCTTCTTCCTCTTCGTGCAGGGCCGCATGACCGGCGGCCTCGTGAGCGGAGCCGTCAAGGGATGAGCGCGCCGCACCAGACCGGCGCGGGCGACGACCTGCGCCGGGACATCCATACGACCCTGCTTCCGGGCTTCGCAGGCACGAGCGCGCCGGACTGGCTGCTCGAGCGCCTGCGCGACGGTCTCGGCGGCGTCTGCGTGTTCGGCCCGAACATCGTCGACGCCGAGCAGCTTCGCACCCTCAACGCGAGCCTCCGCGAGGCGAACCCGCTCGCCGTCATCGCGATCGACGAAGAGGGGGGCGACGTCACGCGCCTCTTCTACGACCGCGGCGCGCCCTATCCGGGGAACGCCGTGCTCGGTCGCCTCGACGAGTCCGAGCTCACCGAGCGAGTCGCCCGCGAGGTCGGCGAGGCGCTCGCGGCGACGGGCTGCACCGTCACCTTCGCGCCGGACATCGATGCGAACTCCAACCCCGACAACCCCGTGATCGGCGTGCGGAGCTTCGGCTCAGACCCCGAGCTCGTCGCACGCCACACCTCGGCGTGGGTGCGCGGCGTGCAGTCGACCGGCGTCGCCGCGAGCGCGAAGCACTTCCCGGGGCACGGCGACACCGCGACCGACTCGCACCTCGCCCTGCCGGTGGTCGACGTCTCGCTCGACACGCTCCGCGAGCGCGAGCTCGTGCCGTTCCGGGCCGCGATCGCCTCGGGAACGCGCACCATCATGACCAGCCACATCCTGCTGCCGCAGCTCGATGCGGACCACCCCGCCACCCTCTCTCCTCGCATCCTGCAAGGCCTGCTCCGCGGGGAGCTGGGGTTCGAGGGCGTCATCGTCAGCGATGCCCTCGACATGAAGGGGGCGAGCGGCGTGCACGGCATCCCTGAGGCTGCCGTGCTCGCCCTCGCCGCCGGTTGCGACCTGCTCTGCATCGGCTCCGACAACTCCGACGCCCAGATGGACGAGATCGTCGACGCGGTCGAGGCTGCGATCGGAGCCGGACGACTTCCGGCCGAGCGCGTGCGCGAGGCCGCGGCGCGGGTGCGCGCGCTGAGCGCCGACCTGCCCGAGATCCCCGCGATCTCGCCCGGTATCGAGCCCGAGCACGACCCGGAGCAGCTCGCCGCGTTCGCCGCCGCGTTCGAGGTCGCGGATGCCGCGCGCGCGCGACTCGGGTCGGCTTCCCGCATCGGCACCGTCGTGCGCGTCGACACCGTCGCGAACATCGCGATCGGCGTCGCGCCGTGGGGGCCGTTCGCGGTCTCCCTCGTCGACGAGGCTCCGCAGTGGTTCGCGGATGCGGCGGTCGTGCCCGTCTCCGAGGCGGCGCCGCTCGCCGACATCCTCTCGCTCGCGGGCCCCGTGCTCGTCGTGGGAAAGGACCTGCACCGCCATCCGTTCGCCGTCGAGGCGATCCAGGGCCTGCGTGCGACGCGCGACGACGTCGTGACGGTCGACATGGGCTGGCCGTCGAACGACCGCGCCTACGCCGACATCGCCACGTTCGGCGCCTCGCGGCTCATCGGCTCGGCGTTGCTCGCCTTCGTGGGTTCGGCGCTCTCGCCCGAGAAGGCGGGGGTCGCATGAGACTCGGCATCGACATCGGCGGCACGAAGACCGCTGCCGTGGCGATCGGCGCCGACGGCGAGTTGAGCGACCTCGTGCAGCTGCCCACTGGCTTCGGAGCGCCCGAGGTCGTGTCCACCGCACTCCAGGTCGTGGCACGCATGAGCGAGCTCGCGGGGGTGCAGGCGACGAGCTTCTCGTCGATCGGCATCGGCATCCCGGGGGCGGTCGACAGTTCGACCGGCCGGGTCGAGCACGCCGTCAACCTCGGTCTCGAGGGCCTCGACCTCGGCCCCCGGCTCTCCGACGAACTCGGCGTCGCAGTGCGCGTCGAGAACGACGTGAAGGCCGCCGCGCTCGGTGCGCATCACCTGCTCGGCGTCGCCGACGGCATCACCGCGCACTCGATGGCCTACCTGAACCTCGGCACCGGACTCGCCGCAGGCATCGTGCTCGACGGCGAACTCCTCCGCGGCGGCCACGGCGTCGCCGGCGAGATCGGGCACATCCCGGTCGACCCGTCGGGCGTGGTCTGCGGGTGCGGCCAGCGCGGCTGCCTCGAGACGCTCGCGTCGGGCTCCGCCATCGCGCGCATGTGGCCGACCGTGCACCCGCTGCCGGCGATCGAGCTCTTCGACGCCGCGGCAGCGGGCGACGAGCGTGCGATCGGCGTGCGCGAGCAGTTCCTCCGCGGCGCCGCATCGGCCGTGCGCCTGCTCGCGCTGACCACCGATGTCGACGACATCGTGATCGGCGGCGGTCTCGCCTCGCTCGGCGAGCCGCTGCTGCTCGGCGTGCGCCGTATCCTGAACGAGTGGGCAGGAAGCTCGCCCTTCCTGGCCTCGACCGACCTCGCGGAGCGGGTGCAGGTCATCCCGCTCGGATTCCCCGCGGCCGCCGTCGGCGCCGCCCTCGTTGGAGAACCCTCATGGCAGAACTCGTAGTCGTCGAAGACGAGCTCGCGGCCGGCGACCTCGTCGCCGACTCGATCGTCTCGCTCATCCACCGCAAGCCCGACGCGGTCCTGGGGCTCGCGACCGGCTCGACGCCGCTCGCCACCTACCGGGCCCTCGCCGGCCGCATCGCGGCCGACCGGATCGACGTCCGCGGCGTCCGCGGATTCGCGCTCGACGAGTACGTCGGGCTCCCCGACGGACACCCCGAGAGCTACCGGTCGGTCATCACCCGCGAGGTCGTCGAGCCGCTCGGGCTCACCCCCGAGCTCGTGCGCGTGCCGAACGGCGATCCCGGGCAGATCCAGCATGCGGGTGCCGACTACGAGGCGTCCATCATCGCCGCGGGCGGCATCGACATCCAGATCCTCGGCATCGGACGCACCGGGCACATCGGCTTCAACGAGCCAGGCTCGTCGCTCGCGTCGCTCACGCGCGTGAAGACGCTGACCGCGCCGACGCGCGTCGACAACGCCCGGTTCTTCGATTCGCCCGAAGACGTGCCGATGCACTGCATCACCCAGGGAATCGGCACCATCCTGCGCGCGCGACACCTCGTGCTCCTCGCGTTCGGCGAAGCCAAGGCCAAGGCCATCGCGGCGGCGGTCGAAGGCCCGGTCACGGCCAGCCAGCCCGGCTCCGCCGTGCAGTTGCACCCGCACACCACGGTGATCGTCGACGAGGCCGCAGCCTCGCTGCTCGAGAACGTCGACTACTACCGCCACGCGTGGAACAACAAGCCGGAGTGGCAGGGCATCTGAGCCCGATCAGGGCGGGCCGGAGCCATCAGCGGGGGAGCAGCTGGGGCAGCATCGCGATGTAGGCGTCGCCGTCGAAGTCGTCGATGAGCGCGCGCTGCAGCAGGAAGCCGGGCCCGAACCCGAGCACGACGGGCGCGGCCCGCTTCGCCCACTCGGTCGGGTCTCCCTCGATGCGATCGGGGTTCGCCTGCGCCCACGCCAGCACCCCGGACTCGAGGAGGCCGCGGAGCTTCGCGAACACGCTCTGCACCATCGACCGGATCTCGGGGTCGATGGCCGCATCGCCCCAGAGCTGCACGACGACGTCGGCGAACGGTTCGCGGCTCATGCCCCCGAGGAGCGAGGCCATGAGTTCGCCGGGCGAGGGGATCGCCCCGCCCTCTCCGAGCGCCTCGAGCTCCGCGGTCCGGGTGCCGAGCACGCGTTCGGCGACCGCGGCGAAGAGCTCCTTCTTGCCGGCGAAGTGCCCGTAGATCGCGCCCGCCGAGAGCCCGGACGCCTCGATGACGTCGGCCATCGACGTGCGCTGGATGCCGCGCTCGGCGAAGCTCCGCAGTGCCGCCTCGATGATCTCGTCGCGGCGGGCCGCGCGGTACTCGTCGGTGACCTTCGGCATCGGTGCTCCCCTCGAACGTGCACCCGCACGTGCAAACCGAACGGGCGTTCTTGACAAGCATAGGAGCTCGGCCCACAATAAAGAACGAATATTCGTTTTTATTGGAGGAATCATGTCGCATCCGGATGCCACGACGGCGCACACGCCGATCGCGCGGGTTCTGGGGCTCGCCGTCGGGCTCGTCTCGCTCGTGGGCGTGCTCGTGCTCGCGTTCTCGTGGCCGACCGTCACGATGGACCCGAAGGACCTGCCCGTCGCGATCGCCGGGCCAGAGCAGGCCGTGACGGCCGCGACCGAGGCGATCGACGAGCAGGCCGACGGGGCGGTCGCGCTCGAGACGGTCGACGACCGCGACGCCGCCGTCGAGGCGATCCAGCACCGCGACGTCTACGGCGCCGTGATCCTCGGCGAGCAGCCAGAGGTGCTGGTCGCCTCGGGTGGAAGCCTCGCCGTCTCGCAGCTGCTCACGGGCGTGGCCGCCCAGCTCCAGCAGGGCGTCAACGCGCAGGCGCAGGCCGCCGCGGCAGCCGCCGGAGCGCCCGCACCCGACACGATCGTGGTCGCCGTGACCGACATCGTGCCGCTCGCCGACACCGACGCCCGTGGCACGGGCATCGCGACGGCGATGTTCCCGCTCGTGCTCGGCGGCATGATCGGCGGCATCGCGATCTCGCTCGTCGTCATCGGAGCGCTGCGCCGGGTCATGGCCGTGGTCGTCTACGGAGCCGCGGGCGGACTGCTCCTCGCGTGGATCCTCGGCGGCTGGTTCGGCTCGCTGCAGGGCGACTACTGGGCGAACGCGGCCGCGATCGGCCTGACCCTCATCGCCATCGCCGCCCCGATCACCGGACTCGTCGCCCTCATCGGCCGCGCGGGCATCGCATTCGGCCCGGTCGTGATGCTGCTGTTCGCGAACCCGCTGTCGGCGGCCGCCGTGCCGAAGGAGTTCCTGCTCGCCCCGTGGGGCGCGGTCGGCCAGTGGTTCCCGCCGGGAGCCGCTGCGACGCTGCTGCGCGACCTCTCGTACTTCCCCGAGGCCGACGCGTCGTTCCCGTGGCTCGTGCTCGGGGCGTGGGCGGTCGGCGGGCTGCTGCTCTCGGTGGTCGGCCACTTCCGCACCGCAGGCGGCGCGGAGTCGGATGCCGAGGCGGCCCTCGCCGTCTGACCCGACCGCACCGAACGCCGCGACCCTGCCGCGTGCGGTGGCTGCTCGACGGCGAGGGCCCCGGCATCCGACGATCGGATGCCGGGGCCCTCGCCGATGGTCGGGGGTGGTCAGTCGGCCAGCTGGCTGCGCCCGTGCAGGATGCCGCTCACGGCGGCGACGACGGCGAACTCGATCGCCACGACCGGCTGGCCCAGCGTCCACCAGGCGAGTGCGACCGTCGTGAAGATGACGATCTCGACGATCGCCCGGCCGAACACGTCGATGCGGAACACCGACTTCGGAGACAGGAACAACGCCCACGCCAGGATCGCGAGGGCGGGCGCGCCGAGCCCGATGAGCACTCCGGGCCACGGGAGCGGGAACGACAGGAATCCCCAGATGCCGAGGCTCACGAACGCGAACAGCTCCAGCAGGAAGCGGAGGATGTCGTTCGGGCCGATCTTGGGCTGGGGCTGGGGGAGTGCACTGCTCACGGGAGTCCAGCCTACTTCGCCCCGCGCCGTGCAACCGCCTCGAACGGTGTCGACGGAGGGCCGCCCGCCGGCGGCATCCGCTCGCCCTCGCCCTCGCCCTCGCCCTCGTTCTCGCCCTCACCCTCGCCGGGCGACTCGATGCCCAGAGCTCAGCGGAAGATGATCGTGCGCGCGCCGTCGAGCAGCACGCGGCGCTCGGCGAACCACTTCACCGCCTGGCTGAGCGTGCGGCTCTCTTCGTCCTGCCCGATCGCGACGAGCTCGGACACCGAGCGCGAGTGGTCGACGCGCACGACGTTCTGCTCGATGATCGGCCCCTCGTCGAGGTCGCTCGTGACGAAGTGCGCGGTCGCGCCGATGAGCTTGACGCCGCGCGCATGCGCCTGGCGGTACGGGTTCGCGCCCTTGAAGCCGGGCAGGAACGAATGGTGGATGTTGATGCAGCGCCCAGCGAGCGCCTCGCAGAGCTCGGGCGAGAGGATCTGCATGTAGCGGGCGAGCACGACGAGTTCGATGTCGTGCGCGTCGACCGCCTCGAGCACGCGCGCCTCGAACGCCGCCTTCTCGTCTGCGTTCGTGACGGCGGACGCCTCGAACGGCACGCCGTAGAAGTCGACGAGGTCGCGCAGCGTGCCGTGGTTCGAGAGCACGAGCGGGATCTCGACGGGCAACTGCCCGGCCCGCTGGCGGAAGAGCAGGTCGTTGACGCAGTGGCCGGCGGTCGAGGCGAGCACGAGCGTGCGCAGCGGCCGGCCGACCTCGTCGAGCTCCCACGACATCTGCCAGCGGGCGGTGACCGGCTCGAGCGCCGCCTCGAACTCGGCGCGCTCGGCGGGCGACTCGATCTGCACCCGCATGAAGAAGCTGCCGGTCTCGGTGCTCGCGAACTGCTGGCTCTCGGTGATGTTGCCGCGCGCCGCGACGATGGCTCCGCTGATGGCGTGCACGATGCCGGGCGAGTCGACGCAGCTGAGGGTGAGCACCCAGTGGTTCAGGTGGTCGGGCGAGGCAACGGAGGTCATCCGCCCAGCGTAGCCGTGACTCAGTCTGCCTTCGTGACCTCTGCGGACGGGCCGGAGCGATCGTCGACGACGTAGCGCACGGTCACGTCGACGAAGTCGGAGATGAGGGCGAGGAAGGTTCCGGATGCCGCGGCGCGGCCGTTCGCGTCGAGGCGCACGTCGCTCGTGAACCACCCGCCGAGGTCGACGCGGACGACGGCGTGCGGTTGCCCGAGGTACTCGCCGCGCCACCGGAATCGATCCCACGTGAGCACGAGCTGCGGGCTCGTCAGCGTGACCTCGACCACCGTCGCCTCGGACACGTTGCCGGCGACATCGGTCTGCGCGACGGCGAGCGGTGTGGTCGCGGCGGGCAGTCCGTCGGCGGTGAGCGACCATGCGCCCTCCGCAGTTGCCGTGGTCGCCCACGCTCGTTCGCCGGCGGTGACCCGGATGCCCGCTCCGGGCTCGGCGGTGCCCGAGAGGATCGGGTCGACGAGGCCGCCGGCGGTGTCGGGTTCGGCGACGACCGGGGGCAGGGCGATGACATCGACCGGGTCGACCGGGTCGACGGGGTCGACGGGGTCGACCGGGTCCACGGGGTCGACGGGGTCGACCGGGTCGACGGGATCCACAGGCTCGACCGGGTCGACGGGATCCACGGGGTCGACGGGGTCGACGGGATCCACGGGGTCGACCGGGTCGACGGGATCCACCGGCGGACGGTCCGGCAGCGCGGGCGTCGACGGATCGGTGACGGCGGGCAGCCCCGGATCGGCCGGGGAGAGGCCGGGCGACGGAATCGGATCGGGTGCGACGACCGGCTCGGGTGTCACGGGCTCGGGGGCGGGCGGCGCGGAAGGCGGCACCGCGGACGGCCCCGTCGAGCCGCCGGACGGCACCTCCGCTGCCGCAGCGGGCGGCGCCGCCGCCGGTGAGGTCGGGGCGAGGTTCGGCGCGATGACCACGGCCGCCGCGACCGCTGCGGCGGCGAGTGCGAGCACGCCGATGCCGCCGCCGATCGCGACGCCGCTGACGCCGGCGGCGGCCGCGCCCGATCCGGCCGCGGTGCCCGTTCCGGTTCCGGCGGCGCCGGTGCCGCCGGCTCCGGAGGCAGCGGACGTGCCGCCGGCGCCTGCAGTGCCGCCTGCACCGGACGTGCCGGCCGCCGCTGCGCCCGCGCCGAGCGCGAAGTCCGCGACGGGAGCGCCCTGCGAGAGCCAGGCGGAGTAGGCGGTCGCCCCGCCGAGCCCGGCTGCGAGCGGCAGCAGCACGAGTGCGAGGCGGGATCCGACCTCGCGTGCCTCTGCCGCGATGATCGTGCACTTGGCGCACCCGTCGAGGTGGTCTTCGAGGCGCGCGGTGTCGCGCGTGCCGAGCTTGCCGCGCGCGTAGGTGCCGAGTCGCTCGATGCTCCAGCCGCACTCGGGCTCGGTCTTCGCGTCGCGCAGGTGCGCACGGATCCAGGCCTGGCGGAGGCCCTCGCGCGCCCGG
Encoded here:
- a CDS encoding carbohydrate ABC transporter permease, which gives rise to MSATLTEHDAAPRTPGTRPPQPGHSAGRDPKKKKFPFAPWMLLAPSIVLLVVMVVYPTIVMFITSFTDLEIKNKMLGTPANFVGFDNYIEVFTKSDFPAVLARSLALMVILTVLIVVGGMLIALLMLRLTKGMRLLVSIGLLLAWAMPPLSATVVFGWIFDTDYGLVNWFLNTITQSNDFRGHSWLIDPLSFMFVLIIIVVWQGIPFAVFTFYAGLGQVPDEVLEASQLDGANAVQRFRLIVLPYLRNVITAVIVLETIWNLRIFTQVYALQQQGGIASETNVLGTYLFRQGLGEFGVTAAIGVFMVILLMGISYYNVRSSLKEEEA
- a CDS encoding carbohydrate ABC transporter permease, translating into MVINTVAILVFLCSVFPVYWMVNMSFTPSNQIISRNPSFFPFEFTMKNYVTAWTREAAPGQTDFPHALGSSIIVAIAVVIVCALIAFIASIAIARFAFRGRYVFIVSVLVVQMVPGEAMMFTIYNMIDDWRLMNTLIGLFIVHLASVVPFTIWTLRGFVAGVPADLEEAAQIDGCTKAQAFWKVTFPLLAPGLVSTGIFAFIQSWNEFTMALLLMKGYNLTLPPWLNSFQSATEATNWGAVMAGSTLIALPVVIFFLFVQGRMTGGLVSGAVKG
- a CDS encoding glycoside hydrolase family 3 protein yields the protein MSAPHQTGAGDDLRRDIHTTLLPGFAGTSAPDWLLERLRDGLGGVCVFGPNIVDAEQLRTLNASLREANPLAVIAIDEEGGDVTRLFYDRGAPYPGNAVLGRLDESELTERVAREVGEALAATGCTVTFAPDIDANSNPDNPVIGVRSFGSDPELVARHTSAWVRGVQSTGVAASAKHFPGHGDTATDSHLALPVVDVSLDTLRERELVPFRAAIASGTRTIMTSHILLPQLDADHPATLSPRILQGLLRGELGFEGVIVSDALDMKGASGVHGIPEAAVLALAAGCDLLCIGSDNSDAQMDEIVDAVEAAIGAGRLPAERVREAAARVRALSADLPEIPAISPGIEPEHDPEQLAAFAAAFEVADAARARLGSASRIGTVVRVDTVANIAIGVAPWGPFAVSLVDEAPQWFADAAVVPVSEAAPLADILSLAGPVLVVGKDLHRHPFAVEAIQGLRATRDDVVTVDMGWPSNDRAYADIATFGASRLIGSALLAFVGSALSPEKAGVA
- a CDS encoding ROK family protein translates to MRLGIDIGGTKTAAVAIGADGELSDLVQLPTGFGAPEVVSTALQVVARMSELAGVQATSFSSIGIGIPGAVDSSTGRVEHAVNLGLEGLDLGPRLSDELGVAVRVENDVKAAALGAHHLLGVADGITAHSMAYLNLGTGLAAGIVLDGELLRGGHGVAGEIGHIPVDPSGVVCGCGQRGCLETLASGSAIARMWPTVHPLPAIELFDAAAAGDERAIGVREQFLRGAASAVRLLALTTDVDDIVIGGGLASLGEPLLLGVRRILNEWAGSSPFLASTDLAERVQVIPLGFPAAAVGAALVGEPSWQNS
- a CDS encoding glucosamine-6-phosphate deaminase — protein: MAELVVVEDELAAGDLVADSIVSLIHRKPDAVLGLATGSTPLATYRALAGRIAADRIDVRGVRGFALDEYVGLPDGHPESYRSVITREVVEPLGLTPELVRVPNGDPGQIQHAGADYEASIIAAGGIDIQILGIGRTGHIGFNEPGSSLASLTRVKTLTAPTRVDNARFFDSPEDVPMHCITQGIGTILRARHLVLLAFGEAKAKAIAAAVEGPVTASQPGSAVQLHPHTTVIVDEAAASLLENVDYYRHAWNNKPEWQGI
- a CDS encoding TetR/AcrR family transcriptional regulator, with protein sequence MPKVTDEYRAARRDEIIEAALRSFAERGIQRTSMADVIEASGLSAGAIYGHFAGKKELFAAVAERVLGTRTAELEALGEGGAIPSPGELMASLLGGMSREPFADVVVQLWGDAAIDPEIRSMVQSVFAKLRGLLESGVLAWAQANPDRIEGDPTEWAKRAAPVVLGFGPGFLLQRALIDDFDGDAYIAMLPQLLPR
- a CDS encoding YrdB family protein; this encodes MSSALPQPQPKIGPNDILRFLLELFAFVSLGIWGFLSFPLPWPGVLIGLGAPALAILAWALFLSPKSVFRIDVFGRAIVEIVIFTTVALAWWTLGQPVVAIEFAVVAAVSGILHGRSQLAD
- the purU gene encoding formyltetrahydrofolate deformylase, yielding MTSVASPDHLNHWVLTLSCVDSPGIVHAISGAIVAARGNITESQQFASTETGSFFMRVQIESPAERAEFEAALEPVTARWQMSWELDEVGRPLRTLVLASTAGHCVNDLLFRQRAGQLPVEIPLVLSNHGTLRDLVDFYGVPFEASAVTNADEKAAFEARVLEAVDAHDIELVVLARYMQILSPELCEALAGRCINIHHSFLPGFKGANPYRQAHARGVKLIGATAHFVTSDLDEGPIIEQNVVRVDHSRSVSELVAIGQDEESRTLSQAVKWFAERRVLLDGARTIIFR
- a CDS encoding sigma-70 family RNA polymerase sigma factor, translating into MARLRQEPSADAALIERVRKGDRTAYGELWQRHAGAARTVARSYSSLDPDDLVSESFTRIYDMLLAGGGPQGAFRPYLFTTIRNTASSWGRARHETNLETLESFEDPATTESATLDALDRSTTARAFRSLPTRWQEVLWYSEVEGMTPQQIAPLVGMSANSTAALAYRAREGLRQAWIRAHLRDAKTEPECGWSIERLGTYARGKLGTRDTARLEDHLDGCAKCTIIAAEAREVGSRLALVLLPLAAGLGGATAYSAWLSQGAPVADFALGAGAAAAGTSGAGGTAGAGGTSAASGAGGTGAAGTGTGTAAGSGAAAAGVSGVAIGGGIGVLALAAAAVAAAVVIAPNLAPTSPAAAPPAAAAEVPSGGSTGPSAVPPSAPPAPEPVTPEPVVAPDPIPSPGLSPADPGLPAVTDPSTPALPDRPPVDPVDPVDPVDPVDPVDPVDPVDPVEPVDPVDPVDPVDPVDPVDPVDPVDPVDPVDVIALPPVVAEPDTAGGLVDPILSGTAEPGAGIRVTAGERAWATTATAEGAWSLTADGLPAATTPLAVAQTDVAGNVSEATVVEVTLTSPQLVLTWDRFRWRGEYLGQPHAVVRVDLGGWFTSDVRLDANGRAAASGTFLALISDFVDVTVRYVVDDRSGPSAEVTKAD